Proteins encoded together in one Amblyomma americanum isolate KBUSLIRL-KWMA chromosome 1, ASM5285725v1, whole genome shotgun sequence window:
- the LOC144108229 gene encoding uncharacterized protein LOC144108229, translating into MVGPFERGTGVPDDLHGLNFKPASYGSVPTQDPKAPRGGDGPTCDAVTVVEHCPCGDHRGVDDMHKHSDDATGTAAAGREFTLVTDDQPLVSPLRPDRQTPTMTAARIQRWALYLGGYNYKLQYVPGKQLLNSDALSRLTQQTTRDRGEGPTEGSHDWTRPPDSSLYVRNYGQGEKWIPGHVKSATGARMVTVEPPTAIVKRQVDQVRRRSDSSPRFPVTDTTARGPGPSQTKGPCTAANVTTPLEAAAPDYSPDTAEIAGNNIQPRTSLLPPTLSPAEASQ; encoded by the exons ATGGTGGGGCCCTTCGAGCGTGGCACCGGCGTCCCCGACGACCTTCACGGGCTAAACTTCAAGCCTGCCAGCTACGGCAGCGTGCCGACACAGGACCCCAAGGcgccgcgcggcggcgacggcccAACGTGTGACGCCGTCACGGTGGTGGAGCACTGCCCCTGCGGCGACCACCGAGGAGTCGACGACATGCATAAGCACAGCGACGACGCCACGGGCACAGCGGCGGCAG GTCGTGAATTTACGTTGGTCACGGATGATCAACCTCTCGTCAGCCCTCTGAGACCTGACCGCCAGACACCGACTATGACGGCTGCGCGAATTCAACGCTGGGCACTGTACCTCGGAGGCTACAATTACAAGCTTCAGTATGTTCCTGGGAAACAACTACTCAACTCGGATGCTCTCAGCAGACTGACACAGCAGACCACCAGAGACAGAGGTGAAG GTCCAACTGAGGGGAGCCACGACTGGACACGGCCGCCAGACAGCAGCTTGTACGTCCGCAATTACGGACAGGGAGAGAAGTGGATCCCTGGTCATGTCAAATCGGCGACAGGAGCACGGATGGTAACCGTAGAGCCTCCCACTGCAATCGTCAAGCGGCAAGTCGATCAGGTGCGCCGCCGCTCGGATTCATCACCAAGGTTTCCGGTCACCGACACGACTGCTCGTGGTCCAGGGCCCAGCCAGACGAAAGGACCCTGCACGGCGGCCAATGTAACCACTCCCTTGGAAGCGGCCGCCCCAGATTATTCTCCTGATACAGCCGAAATTGCGGGCAATAACATTCAACCTCGCACCTCTCTTCTCCCACCTACCTTGAGTCCGGCCGAAGCTTCGCAGTAA